The sequence CCATGTTTGTAAACCCTCTAGTAAGTCCATCAATACTTGGGGTTTTAAGCGGTGCCGGATTCGGCGCCGCCATAGGAATGTTTTTCGGATTAAACGAATATCTCATTCAGCTTAGTACCTTTGCGTTTGGTTTTATAGCGGTACTAACGGCCTTAAGTATATCGGCTTTTTACTCGCGCTCAGGTAGTATTATAGTATTGGTTCTTGGTGGCGTTATTAGCGGTTCTCTTTTCACGTCCTTACTATCAGCATTAAAATACGCAGCCGATCCAAACGACTCATTGCCGGCTATTACTTATTTTTTAATGGGTAGCCTAGGGTTTGCTTCGAAGAATTTTATTCAAATCTCGATTCTACCGATGTTTGTAGGAATACTATTGTTGGCCTTTAGCGGCAAATATTTAAATGCGCTGAGTTTGGGAGAAGAAGAGGCTAAAAGTCTGGGTATAAATGTTGCTAGGGTTAAAATTTTCGTTATTTTGGTTGCTACTTTTATCAGTGCCCTAAGCGTAACGATAGCCGGCATTATCGGATGGATAGGTCTTATAGTTCCACATATGGCTCGTTTTATATTCGGAGCGGATAATCGCGCCGTATTGTCTAGTTCAGCTATGATAGGTGCTATATTTTTACTCTTTTGCGATAACTTTTCGAGACTTATGTTTACTTTTGAAGTCCCGATAGGTATAGTAACTTCACTGTTTGGAATACCTATATTTATTCTAGTACTTCGTAGAGCTAAAAAGAGTTTTTAATGATAGAAATCAGAAATCTAAAATTCGGATACAAAGATAAGAATATACTAAACGGCATAAGTTTTAGTATCAAAAAAGGCGATACGCTTAGTATTCTGGGCGCAAACGGTAGCGGTAAAAGCACCCTCCTGCGCATTATGCTTGGATTTTTAAAATTCGAGGGTACGGTAAATATATGCGGTAAAAGCGTAAGGGGTTACGAAAAAAAAGAACTTGCAAGGCTTATAGCCTACGTTCCTCAAACGCATGCCCCGTCATATGAATATAGCGTATTTGACATAGTATTAATGGGCGCATTGTGCAGAACGTCTTTATTTTCTAACTTTAGCCTTGCCGACAAAAAGCTTGCCGAGTATGCATTGGAAAGAATGGGTATTTTAGAGCTAAAAGATGAACTTTATACTAGAATAAGCGGCGGACAAAGGCAGCTGGCATATATCGCTAGAACCTTAGTACAAGGCGCCAAAGTTATTTTTATGGACGAACCTACGACCGGGCTTGACTTCGGCAATCAAATCAAACTACTTGAAATGATAAAGACGCTAAAAGACGAGGGGTATACTTTCGTACAAACCACTCATTACCCTCGTCACGCTAAATTTGTTTCAAATCTAGTATTGTTTTTAAAAGACGGCAAGATACTAGATTTTGGAAAGTGCGATGAATTGATAAATCCATCAAATATAGATAAGATTTACGGAATAGATTATCAAAAATATGAGGACAAATTATGATATTACCTTCTAATTACGATAGGCTGGATTTTAATAAGCTTTATAAGGAGCAAAGAACAAATAGCTCTTTTATTAGGAAATCAGTAGCCAAATGGGACGTTAAGGCAGCAAGCTTTAGCGAGAGCGTACTTAAGAGCGACTATGTTAAAGACTTTATCTCAAGAGTCGATTTTGATGGCGCAAGAACGCTTCTTGATTTCGCATGCGGTGCCGGAGCATTAAGCATAGCTGCAGCAAATAAGGTAGATAAAATTTACGGTTATGATTTTTCGTCGAAAATGCTAGAATTCGCAGAACAAAACTCTCGGGATTTTAATTGTAAAAATATTGAATTCGCGCAAAAAGCATTCGAAGACGACTTTAGCGACATACCTGAGTGCGATATTACATTTGCATCTCGTTGCCTTGACGTAGATGACTTAAAACAAGCCCTAGAGAAATTACTTTCAAAGACGAAAAAAGCCCTTTATATTACTTTTAAGGTCGGTAGTTTCATTAATGAAGACGTTTTAAATGCTCTTGGGAGCAACATTGAAAAAAGACCAGACTTTATATATTTAATAAATATTTTATTCCAAATGGGATATCTTCCAAAGCTAGAGTATATACAAACTTCATGCGGTGACGGAATACCTGAAACTATCGACGATCTTGTTAAAAAAATACAATGGGGACTTTCGAGAGAGCTTACGGAGCCGGAAGTTTATAATCTCAATAAGTACTTTAACGGCAACCACTTTGAGCAAAAACAAGAATATATGAACTGGGCTTTCATAAGAGTAGATAAATGATAATTTTATAATTAACTGTTATGGTCAATAAATTTGGATTGGTCTTAAAAATATCATATATTTATAGTTAGTGATATTTGAGCATACGGGATACGATGGCAATTCTTTAAGATGCCTGATATATTACATCGTCTATGATGCTAGGCTTTTACGCATTATTAAAAAATACATCCTATTGCTAAACACAGAGCCAATGTAATGCAAGGTTTTATAGCACATTAATGCAAAAAAAGAAGCAATTGTTAAAACATCTGATACCATAGGTAGCACCTCCGCTAATTTTTGTATTACAAACACCTTTAACTCGCATCAGTCCGTAGACGAGTGTTTGATTAGCTTATAGGGCCCTGTGTGGCAATAGAACCGAGTTCATTTATTGTATCATTTTTTTGTTTTTTATACAATATTTTTTTAATATAGCTCAATGTATGAAAATCACAAGATATATGATTAAGGCTTGATAAATTATTTACTAGAAAATTTTCACCAAATTCTGATACCAATATATCGACCGATAGTGTATTTATTGCATCTCTTTTTTGAAATAATAC is a genomic window of Campylobacter concisus containing:
- a CDS encoding FecCD family ABC transporter permease, with the protein product MSKKAFTFLSILLLGFMLLSILIGKYGFNAEDYLTYFKAVIKGEDLKNYQVMHTLITEIRLPRIMACIIIGASLAISGSAYQAMFVNPLVSPSILGVLSGAGFGAAIGMFFGLNEYLIQLSTFAFGFIAVLTALSISAFYSRSGSIIVLVLGGVISGSLFTSLLSALKYAADPNDSLPAITYFLMGSLGFASKNFIQISILPMFVGILLLAFSGKYLNALSLGEEEAKSLGINVARVKIFVILVATFISALSVTIAGIIGWIGLIVPHMARFIFGADNRAVLSSSAMIGAIFLLFCDNFSRLMFTFEVPIGIVTSLFGIPIFILVLRRAKKSF
- a CDS encoding ABC transporter ATP-binding protein: MIEIRNLKFGYKDKNILNGISFSIKKGDTLSILGANGSGKSTLLRIMLGFLKFEGTVNICGKSVRGYEKKELARLIAYVPQTHAPSYEYSVFDIVLMGALCRTSLFSNFSLADKKLAEYALERMGILELKDELYTRISGGQRQLAYIARTLVQGAKVIFMDEPTTGLDFGNQIKLLEMIKTLKDEGYTFVQTTHYPRHAKFVSNLVLFLKDGKILDFGKCDELINPSNIDKIYGIDYQKYEDKL
- a CDS encoding class I SAM-dependent methyltransferase, whose amino-acid sequence is MILPSNYDRLDFNKLYKEQRTNSSFIRKSVAKWDVKAASFSESVLKSDYVKDFISRVDFDGARTLLDFACGAGALSIAAANKVDKIYGYDFSSKMLEFAEQNSRDFNCKNIEFAQKAFEDDFSDIPECDITFASRCLDVDDLKQALEKLLSKTKKALYITFKVGSFINEDVLNALGSNIEKRPDFIYLINILFQMGYLPKLEYIQTSCGDGIPETIDDLVKKIQWGLSRELTEPEVYNLNKYFNGNHFEQKQEYMNWAFIRVDK